A window of the Rhizobium viscosum genome harbors these coding sequences:
- a CDS encoding ABC transporter substrate-binding protein, protein MRKLLKLAVSAAIALLPSAAAFAQTDITWWDFLSGGDGVRMKALIKEFNDTHPDIKINATTLEWGVPFYTKVQTSAAVGQQPDIMTYHMSRYPLAVPTGILRPFTDEELASAGIKKENYVDAAWKQATFDNKVYGIPFDVHSIVLYYNKTILKEAGLLGDDGLPKGLDGLDNFNAALDKIKATGKVEYPLSLHTDEGGSMWRVFYTLLSQQGAKFIDGDQILPGDAGVKALKTMANWVSSGYSPKLISYEASIALFTSGKAAMHVNGVWEVPTMTDLAKKGELGFEWGAIEIPNLLGAQATWADSHSFAVPNSESKPITPEKLKAVLQVIAWMNEHSISWASAGHIPAYKPVTDSKEFKEMQPNATYAKLADTAVFDPVSKLAGVAGPIYEATQNFVVPALNGQLDPEDAIDQMREELQSQQ, encoded by the coding sequence GTGAGAAAGCTCTTAAAACTTGCCGTTTCGGCGGCTATAGCATTGCTGCCTTCTGCGGCTGCGTTCGCGCAGACAGACATTACCTGGTGGGATTTCTTGAGCGGCGGCGACGGCGTGCGCATGAAGGCGCTCATCAAGGAATTCAACGACACCCATCCTGACATCAAGATCAACGCCACGACGCTCGAATGGGGCGTGCCCTTCTACACCAAGGTGCAAACGTCAGCTGCCGTCGGCCAGCAGCCCGACATCATGACCTATCATATGTCGCGTTATCCGCTCGCCGTGCCGACCGGCATCCTGCGTCCCTTCACGGATGAGGAACTGGCTTCCGCCGGCATCAAGAAGGAAAACTATGTCGATGCAGCCTGGAAGCAGGCGACCTTCGACAACAAGGTCTACGGCATTCCCTTCGATGTCCATTCCATCGTTCTCTACTACAACAAGACTATCCTGAAGGAAGCCGGCCTGCTCGGCGACGATGGTCTGCCGAAGGGGCTCGACGGTCTCGACAATTTCAATGCTGCGCTCGACAAGATCAAGGCGACGGGCAAGGTGGAATATCCGCTGTCGCTGCACACGGATGAAGGCGGCTCCATGTGGCGCGTCTTCTATACGCTGCTCTCTCAGCAGGGGGCCAAGTTCATCGACGGCGACCAGATCCTGCCGGGGGATGCCGGCGTAAAGGCGCTGAAGACCATGGCGAACTGGGTTTCCTCAGGCTATTCGCCGAAGCTGATTTCCTATGAGGCCTCGATTGCGCTCTTCACCTCGGGCAAGGCTGCGATGCATGTCAACGGCGTCTGGGAGGTGCCGACGATGACCGACCTCGCCAAGAAGGGTGAGCTCGGCTTCGAATGGGGGGCCATCGAAATCCCGAACCTGTTGGGCGCGCAGGCCACCTGGGCGGACTCGCATTCCTTCGCCGTTCCAAACAGCGAGAGCAAGCCGATCACGCCCGAAAAGCTGAAGGCCGTGCTGCAGGTCATCGCCTGGATGAACGAGCACTCCATTTCCTGGGCAAGTGCCGGCCACATCCCTGCTTACAAACCGGTGACGGACAGCAAGGAATTCAAGGAAATGCAGCCGAATGCCACCTACGCGAAGCTTGCCGATACCGCTGTCTTCGACCCGGTCTCCAAGCTCGCAGGTGTTGCCGGCCCGATCTACGAGGCAACCCAGAACTTCGTTGTTCCGGCGCTCAATGGCCAGCTCGATCCGGAAGATGCGATCGATCAGATGCGCGAAGAGCTGCAGAGCCAGCAATAA
- a CDS encoding ABC transporter ATP-binding protein: MSGIKLTDVRKSFGSFSVIHGVDIEINQGEFAVFVGPSGCGKSTLLRMIAGLEETSGGQISIENEDVTHREASKRGVAMVFQSYALYPHLSVFENMAFSLSIAKRPKAEIQEKVKAAADILRLGDYLQHKPSQLSGGQRQRVAIGRAIVREPRVFLFDEPLSNLDAELRVKMRMEIARLHRQIGATMVYVTHDQVEAMTLADKIVVLKEGIVQQVGAPLELYRDPQKMFVAGFIGSPGMNFLKGKVIGAGQGSARVELDDAPGQAFELSTRTPVAEGATINIGVRPEHIGLSNGGAGLTLPVTAEFTEELGGTGYLHVLTATNAEMTVECRESRPQPKEKISLSLRVPEMLAFDAEGRRIS; the protein is encoded by the coding sequence ATGTCTGGAATAAAACTGACTGACGTCAGGAAGTCGTTCGGGTCCTTTTCGGTCATCCACGGCGTCGATATCGAGATCAACCAGGGTGAGTTTGCCGTTTTCGTCGGCCCTTCCGGCTGCGGAAAATCGACGCTGTTGAGGATGATTGCGGGGCTCGAGGAAACGAGCGGCGGGCAGATCAGCATCGAGAATGAAGATGTCACGCACAGGGAAGCATCGAAGCGCGGCGTTGCCATGGTCTTCCAGTCGTACGCGCTCTATCCGCATCTTTCTGTCTTCGAAAACATGGCCTTCAGCCTGTCCATCGCCAAGCGTCCGAAGGCCGAGATCCAAGAGAAGGTGAAGGCTGCCGCCGATATCCTTCGCCTTGGCGACTATCTCCAGCACAAGCCGAGCCAGCTTTCCGGCGGCCAGCGTCAGCGCGTGGCGATCGGCCGCGCCATTGTACGTGAACCGCGTGTCTTCCTGTTCGATGAGCCGCTGTCCAATCTCGATGCCGAATTGCGCGTGAAAATGCGCATGGAGATCGCCCGCCTGCACCGGCAGATCGGAGCGACGATGGTCTACGTCACCCATGACCAGGTCGAGGCGATGACGCTTGCCGACAAGATTGTCGTCTTGAAGGAGGGCATCGTCCAGCAGGTCGGCGCACCCCTGGAGCTCTATCGCGATCCGCAGAAGATGTTCGTCGCCGGCTTCATCGGATCTCCGGGCATGAACTTCCTGAAGGGCAAGGTCATCGGCGCCGGACAGGGCTCTGCCCGCGTTGAGCTCGATGACGCGCCGGGCCAGGCTTTCGAGCTGTCGACGCGCACGCCGGTCGCCGAGGGCGCGACCATCAATATCGGCGTCCGGCCCGAGCATATCGGGCTCAGCAACGGGGGAGCCGGCCTGACGCTGCCCGTCACTGCCGAGTTTACCGAGGAGCTCGGCGGCACCGGATATCTTCACGTGCTGACCGCAACCAATGCGGAGATGACGGTCGAGTGCCGCGAAAGCAGGCCTCAGCCGAAGGAGAAGATCAGCCTCTCTCTGAGAGTGCCTGAGATGCTGGCTTTCGATGCCGAAGGCAGAAGGATCAGCTGA
- the arfA gene encoding arabinosylfuranosidase ArfA, with translation MRAKATLNREFTISTVDKRVYGSFLEHMGRAVYTGIYEPGHEKADKDGFRTDVLDMVRDLDMPIVRYPGGNFVSAYHWEDGIGPRDQRPTRLDLAWRTRETNQMGVNEFADWSKLAKTEMMLAMNLGSRGLNDARNFLEYCNHPGGTYWSDLRAKHGYKDPHNVRIWCLGNEMDGPWQVGHKTATEYGLLANEVSKAFKYFDKTLETVVCGSSNDKMKTYPEWEAQVLDASYDSVDYISLHKYFGNEENDTLNYYAKAIELDRYIVTIGGVIDYIKAKKRSKRDVKICFDEWNVWYHDRKEDDQRYKNWDWPEAPPLLEELYNLEDAIFVASLINVFIRRSDRVKIACMAQLVNVIAPILTKAGGPAWRQSIYYPLQFASKYGRGTALTVSASGPTYDCDVAQDVPYLDLSAVLQEDGKSIALFAINRSLDEAMDLDVALQGFKGAKIVQHHTMAGEDLKARNSVEDQNRIVPTAGSGLEVTDEGRLTGSLPAKSYHFILLSVASA, from the coding sequence ATGCGGGCCAAAGCGACCCTGAATAGGGAATTCACCATCTCGACCGTCGATAAGCGCGTCTACGGCTCCTTCCTGGAGCATATGGGCCGCGCTGTTTACACCGGAATTTATGAGCCGGGTCACGAAAAAGCTGATAAGGACGGGTTCCGTACCGACGTTCTTGATATGGTGCGTGATCTCGATATGCCGATCGTCCGTTATCCGGGCGGCAATTTTGTTTCGGCCTATCATTGGGAAGACGGCATCGGCCCGCGCGATCAGCGCCCGACGCGTCTCGATCTTGCCTGGCGGACCCGCGAGACCAACCAGATGGGCGTCAACGAATTCGCCGATTGGTCGAAGCTTGCGAAGACCGAGATGATGCTCGCCATGAACCTCGGTTCGCGCGGCCTGAACGACGCCCGCAATTTCCTGGAATATTGCAACCATCCGGGCGGCACCTACTGGAGCGATTTGCGCGCCAAACACGGATACAAAGACCCGCACAATGTCCGCATCTGGTGCCTCGGCAACGAGATGGACGGCCCCTGGCAGGTCGGTCACAAGACCGCAACGGAATATGGTCTGCTTGCCAATGAAGTCAGCAAGGCCTTCAAATATTTCGACAAGACTCTCGAAACCGTGGTCTGCGGCTCGTCGAACGACAAGATGAAGACCTATCCGGAATGGGAGGCGCAGGTTCTCGACGCGAGCTACGACAGCGTCGATTACATCTCGCTGCACAAATATTTCGGCAACGAGGAAAACGACACGCTGAATTACTATGCCAAGGCGATCGAGCTCGATCGCTACATTGTCACGATCGGCGGCGTCATCGATTACATTAAGGCGAAGAAGCGCTCCAAGCGTGACGTGAAGATCTGCTTCGACGAATGGAACGTCTGGTATCACGACCGCAAGGAAGACGATCAGCGCTACAAGAACTGGGACTGGCCGGAAGCGCCGCCGCTGCTCGAAGAGCTCTATAATCTCGAGGATGCGATCTTCGTCGCTTCGCTGATCAATGTCTTCATCCGCCGCTCCGACCGCGTCAAGATCGCCTGCATGGCGCAGCTCGTCAACGTCATCGCCCCGATCCTGACCAAGGCCGGAGGCCCGGCCTGGCGCCAGTCGATCTACTATCCGCTGCAGTTCGCGTCGAAATATGGACGCGGCACGGCCCTGACGGTTTCGGCCTCCGGTCCGACCTATGATTGCGATGTGGCGCAGGACGTTCCCTATCTCGATCTTTCAGCCGTGCTGCAGGAGGATGGCAAGAGCATCGCGCTCTTTGCGATCAACCGCAGCCTCGATGAAGCGATGGATCTCGATGTCGCCCTGCAGGGCTTCAAGGGCGCGAAGATCGTTCAGCATCACACGATGGCGGGCGAGGACCTGAAGGCGCGCAACTCCGTCGAGGATCAGAACCGCATCGTGCCGACGGCAGGATCCGGCCTTGAGGTCACCGACGAGGGCAGGCTCACCGGATCACTGCCGGCGAAGTCCTATCATTTCATCCTGCTGTCAGTCGCTTCGGCGTGA
- a CDS encoding DUF2934 domain-containing protein, with amino-acid sequence MADREDRIRQRAYEIWEREGRPQGEDMRHWLQAFQEISASLDADSQPAKKPRAKKTAATDKAAKPKVASKSKGGAQSVPTTTPPPKAAKPAAGVTKH; translated from the coding sequence ATGGCAGACAGGGAAGACCGTATCAGGCAGCGCGCCTATGAGATCTGGGAACGGGAAGGCCGACCGCAGGGCGAGGATATGAGGCACTGGCTTCAGGCATTTCAGGAGATTAGCGCGAGCTTAGACGCAGACAGTCAGCCGGCCAAGAAGCCACGCGCGAAGAAGACAGCGGCCACCGACAAGGCGGCAAAGCCAAAGGTCGCAAGTAAATCCAAAGGCGGCGCCCAGAGCGTTCCGACGACAACCCCACCGCCGAAAGCTGCCAAGCCCGCCGCCGGCGTCACCAAACACTGA
- a CDS encoding ATP-binding protein, whose translation MSTDRYFAAARILRRTSLQTKHISRDLKRCCGFAAALLPMTWPRLPRRRTGKPPVLFVSKCIEEKPMTKRFRSSPTKISIDAAGRVPPRTLRGRLLIILSVGLVFAHGGLAVGLYNEVLHPAQPDEAGQQGFAAPTELATLDDRQTPLQVIREEVRADGREMLESSGSDAGSPLLPEILPPLKIPIVGETGRQTMAPAMAMIGSHVVFLLVSAGMFAYAVRKSIRPLTQITAAVEALDPNRPGEPLKEGGPIEVAAVAKAFNAMRHRISQQLDERIQVLSAFSHDMQTPITRMRLRAELASDFPEKEKLLRDLDETERLVREGIAYARNAHANEEGFALVDFRSFIECLVLDYQDTGRTVSIANSVTGPIVTKPRALKRSLSNFIDNALKFAGAAEVSAIRSHGDEIIIAVMDRGPGIADELLEAVKKPFVRGGQIASEGIPGSGLGLAIAQQLAATFGASLNLRNRPDGGLIAELVIAPPVDC comes from the coding sequence TTGTCGACGGACCGATACTTTGCTGCCGCAAGAATTCTGCGGCGTACTTCATTACAGACGAAACATATTTCCAGAGATCTGAAACGATGCTGCGGTTTTGCAGCAGCACTTCTTCCCATGACTTGGCCTCGGCTTCCACGTCGGAGGACGGGCAAGCCTCCCGTCCTTTTTGTCAGCAAGTGCATTGAGGAGAAACCGATGACCAAACGATTTCGTTCTTCTCCGACCAAGATTTCCATCGACGCCGCAGGGCGCGTACCGCCAAGAACCTTGCGCGGGCGGCTGCTGATCATCCTGTCCGTCGGTCTCGTTTTTGCTCATGGCGGTCTGGCCGTCGGCCTCTACAACGAGGTGTTGCACCCAGCCCAGCCTGACGAAGCCGGGCAACAAGGGTTTGCCGCGCCGACTGAACTTGCAACGCTCGATGATCGGCAGACGCCGCTACAGGTCATACGGGAAGAGGTAAGGGCTGATGGGCGGGAGATGCTGGAGAGCAGCGGCTCAGATGCTGGTTCGCCCCTTTTGCCCGAGATCTTGCCCCCTCTAAAGATCCCCATCGTCGGTGAGACCGGACGCCAGACCATGGCACCGGCGATGGCAATGATTGGAAGTCATGTTGTCTTCCTGCTGGTGTCTGCAGGCATGTTCGCCTACGCCGTCAGAAAGTCGATCCGACCGCTGACCCAGATCACTGCGGCAGTGGAGGCGCTCGATCCAAATCGGCCGGGCGAACCGTTGAAAGAGGGCGGGCCTATTGAGGTTGCCGCGGTGGCGAAAGCCTTCAACGCCATGCGACACCGAATTTCGCAACAGTTAGACGAGCGCATACAGGTTCTCTCGGCATTCTCCCACGATATGCAGACCCCGATTACCCGGATGCGACTGCGCGCTGAACTGGCAAGCGATTTTCCGGAAAAGGAAAAGCTCCTGAGGGATCTGGATGAGACTGAGCGGCTGGTCCGCGAAGGCATCGCCTATGCCAGGAATGCGCATGCGAATGAAGAGGGCTTTGCACTTGTCGATTTCCGATCATTCATCGAATGCCTCGTCCTTGATTATCAGGACACTGGCCGGACTGTCTCCATCGCCAATTCCGTTACCGGCCCGATCGTAACCAAGCCGCGGGCCTTGAAACGCAGCCTGTCGAACTTCATTGATAACGCGCTAAAATTCGCGGGAGCCGCCGAGGTCAGCGCCATCCGTTCACATGGCGATGAGATCATAATTGCCGTAATGGACCGGGGGCCGGGGATCGCCGACGAACTGCTGGAGGCTGTAAAGAAACCCTTCGTGCGGGGCGGCCAGATTGCCAGCGAGGGAATTCCCGGTAGTGGTCTCGGTCTGGCGATCGCTCAACAGCTTGCCGCGACATTCGGAGCGAGCCTCAATCTGCGAAACAGGCCGGACGGCGGCCTGATCGCAGAATTGGTGATAGCGCCACCTGTGGACTGTTAG
- a CDS encoding FAD-dependent oxidoreductase has product MKILIVGAGIAGLATARALELKGFEVDIVERRSISPTTGQGIFLLGNASRALAMLGVLGDVFDVAFPIDAQRILTSRGVVINDVATQTVWGDCGPCLALPRHKLIDALQASMTTTKVSYGISVTAVRLRDGIREVHFSDGSVDEYDLVIGADGIRSAVREFGFGGRTPRALNMSCWRLVVENHNQVDAWTAMLGKGHTLLAIPLSRSELYVYADCPVAQFGDGSIGVLQARFADFGDPLGPIIAALDDKVIAHTARLEEIPAGRFIDHGLVLVGDAAHACSPSMAQGAAMALEDAIVLAACLAQNGQIEQALEEFYKRRKGRVEWVQQQCHARDKLRGAADIVRNLVLRNFGDALYARSYRRLAQSL; this is encoded by the coding sequence ATGAAGATTCTGATCGTCGGGGCCGGTATTGCCGGACTGGCTACGGCAAGAGCGCTTGAGTTGAAAGGATTTGAGGTCGACATCGTCGAGCGGCGCAGTATCTCCCCAACGACCGGTCAGGGAATCTTTCTTTTGGGCAATGCATCACGCGCCCTGGCAATGCTTGGGGTATTGGGGGACGTCTTTGATGTCGCCTTTCCGATCGACGCACAGAGAATTTTGACGTCACGCGGTGTCGTCATCAATGATGTTGCCACCCAGACGGTCTGGGGTGACTGCGGTCCCTGCCTCGCATTGCCTCGGCACAAGCTAATCGATGCGCTCCAGGCGTCGATGACCACGACGAAAGTGTCCTACGGCATCTCTGTCACAGCGGTCCGGTTGCGGGATGGCATCAGAGAAGTGCACTTCAGCGATGGCAGCGTCGACGAATACGACCTCGTCATTGGCGCCGACGGCATTCGTTCGGCTGTGCGAGAGTTCGGTTTTGGCGGGAGGACACCGCGCGCCCTCAACATGTCGTGCTGGCGTTTGGTGGTCGAAAACCACAATCAGGTGGACGCCTGGACGGCTATGCTGGGAAAAGGACATACGCTCCTTGCAATACCTCTGAGCCGCTCCGAGCTCTATGTCTATGCCGACTGTCCGGTAGCACAGTTCGGCGATGGATCGATTGGTGTTCTCCAGGCACGCTTTGCCGACTTTGGCGATCCGTTGGGGCCGATCATTGCTGCTCTTGACGATAAGGTCATCGCCCACACCGCAAGGCTTGAAGAGATCCCAGCCGGTCGTTTCATTGACCATGGGCTTGTGCTGGTCGGCGACGCTGCGCATGCCTGTTCGCCAAGCATGGCTCAAGGCGCGGCCATGGCACTTGAGGATGCCATTGTACTTGCTGCCTGCCTCGCTCAGAATGGTCAAATCGAGCAAGCCCTGGAGGAGTTCTACAAGCGGCGGAAGGGGCGTGTCGAATGGGTCCAGCAGCAATGTCATGCGCGCGACAAGCTGAGAGGCGCTGCAGACATTGTCCGAAATCTGGTGCTTCGTAACTTCGGAGACGCACTCTACGCGCGGTCCTACCGGCGCCTGGCACAGAGCCTTTAG
- a CDS encoding MFS transporter, whose translation MLRRRFKNLPWYFICSQLRRSAHTQGELAVVWCGSFICNRISLSPQVPSTLGAYTLYQGPVGVASKLTRSEQTEADMQSNWHSTGPSRRRDVLRMLCLASAGGALEFYDFVIFVFLAEAISVLFFPPDMPPWLAMIQTYGIFASGYIFRPLGGIVLAHFGDMFGRKRVFAFSILLMAGATLAVGLLPTYQSAGIAAPILLVVLRIFQGIAIGGEVPGAWTFAAEHVSSRRVGFACGLVCAGLGVGIFLGASLTALTTMVLPPADMLSYGWRLPFILGGIFGLIGMQLRRMLHETPAFVALRAKKQLVPELPLAVVVKTYRRSIVISVLCTWILSASVVMLTLMVPTILEGSHHVDHQAALIATTISAMSLVVGVVSGGLLFDRIGAARFFMVGGLFLAIGGFAFYNISTSAPAEVFLSSAIIGFSGLSAVGAAVVMVSCFPPSVRFSGVSFSYNISYAFFGGLTPVTLATFLTIWSLSHVVYLLFVSALTMGLGVYFLVRPESLTDRQPVSSAQS comes from the coding sequence ATGTTGCGCCGTCGCTTCAAAAACCTGCCTTGGTATTTCATCTGTAGCCAACTGCGACGTTCGGCACACACTCAAGGGGAATTGGCAGTCGTATGGTGCGGTTCTTTCATCTGTAACCGTATTTCACTTTCTCCGCAGGTACCATCGACGTTAGGAGCCTATACGCTCTATCAAGGCCCAGTTGGCGTCGCATCGAAATTGACCCGTTCAGAACAAACCGAAGCCGACATGCAATCGAATTGGCATTCGACCGGTCCCTCGAGGCGGCGAGACGTGTTGCGGATGCTTTGTCTTGCGTCCGCTGGCGGCGCTCTGGAATTCTATGACTTTGTCATTTTCGTTTTTCTTGCCGAGGCGATCAGCGTGCTTTTCTTTCCGCCTGATATGCCACCATGGCTGGCGATGATACAAACCTACGGCATATTCGCGTCCGGCTATATTTTCCGGCCGCTCGGAGGAATAGTGCTTGCCCATTTCGGCGACATGTTTGGCCGCAAGCGCGTCTTTGCATTCTCAATTCTGTTGATGGCCGGCGCAACGCTCGCGGTCGGGCTTTTGCCGACCTATCAGAGCGCCGGGATTGCCGCACCCATATTGCTGGTCGTCCTGCGCATATTCCAGGGTATAGCGATCGGCGGGGAAGTGCCCGGCGCCTGGACATTTGCGGCCGAACACGTTTCCTCCCGACGTGTGGGCTTTGCATGCGGCCTGGTGTGCGCCGGGCTTGGTGTTGGTATTTTCCTGGGCGCATCCCTTACGGCACTGACGACGATGGTTCTGCCGCCTGCCGACATGTTGAGTTACGGATGGCGCCTACCTTTCATTCTCGGTGGTATCTTCGGCCTCATCGGGATGCAGCTTCGCCGCATGTTGCATGAAACGCCGGCATTTGTGGCTCTGAGAGCAAAAAAACAACTCGTTCCCGAATTGCCTTTGGCCGTGGTGGTGAAAACCTATCGGCGGAGCATTGTTATTTCTGTACTTTGCACCTGGATCCTGTCGGCAAGTGTCGTGATGCTGACGCTGATGGTTCCAACGATCCTGGAAGGATCTCACCATGTCGACCATCAAGCTGCACTGATCGCGACCACCATCAGCGCGATGTCCCTTGTGGTCGGGGTGGTTTCAGGCGGACTGCTTTTCGATCGGATTGGCGCAGCACGATTTTTCATGGTCGGAGGCCTTTTTTTGGCCATCGGCGGCTTTGCTTTCTACAATATTTCTACGTCGGCCCCAGCCGAGGTCTTTCTTTCGAGCGCCATCATCGGCTTTTCGGGGCTTAGCGCCGTTGGAGCAGCCGTTGTCATGGTCTCATGCTTTCCGCCATCGGTGCGTTTTTCGGGCGTATCTTTCTCCTACAATATTTCCTACGCATTTTTTGGTGGCCTGACACCGGTAACGCTCGCCACATTCCTAACGATCTGGTCGCTTTCGCATGTGGTTTACCTCCTGTTCGTCAGCGCACTCACGATGGGCCTGGGTGTTTACTTCTTGGTTCGGCCCGAGTCCTTGACCGACCGGCAGCCAGTCTCGAGCGCTCAAAGTTAA
- a CDS encoding two-component system VirA-like sensor kinase produces the protein MSSPWWPSWALLRASTMDTSSNRPQRRATIELWRIAVLVIGAFCFALLAIGRVPSRDTHEAILTALRAIDVNHASLQRDVLRARAGLLRNYDPLVESIVNLHAALNRLRATFPESGVENISDLDRELTALAQSIDRDEALVERFKTDNAILQNSLTIANQLLSELHASDDPAVQQALGRSIDLGNLMMRFEADPDERLARSIQDQLGAILRSDAAKSAEVRTYVAHTRMILATLPAVDGTIASIQASQTPVEAQLLQKHYLDAFGVISVRSAWSRILLGSISVLLCIYVAILVYRLRSQTNRLTQQLDLENLTADIKQRFSDDFDTVANAVMDSLVIVAEFFDASRYAFVVVDTGSRSVVESFGNVEAPTLAGLTARFSDQISASTMAEKLHWDRFFYQNLQRSEMQALPEGSLSAGSVVATSIDAGKVGLLFLEHAEIRKKPGSDEIRLLGQAIVALSHSLRGKRERKERQELESRLEHAQRLEAVGTLAGGIAHEFNNALSAIMGYGEMALELNQAQSRTRQYIQEIVSSGLRAKHVVDQILTFSRKRERVSRPFDVEEAIDDIVPLVKMSIPDTIQLSSTIAPNMPAVAGNPIELQQVIMNLCTNAAQATGENGRIQISAQVAEFSADIALSHGNLTAGRYVLVGLTDNGTGIAPGLFPHIFEPFFTTRLNRGGTGLGLAAVHGLVTAMDGRIDVESRQGEGTTFNLYFPVSAAAPVPLEQFFNERTVPLGNGEMVLLGQADHNLRLMYEEKIAALGYEPVGFESLSALKDWLSESGRAPDLILLDLDLWQAMPDLRHIAGEFGQTTTVFIVEPEHTGVDHRVFADISMLRKPISSNRLAATLFELIGNKQSRAAVPR, from the coding sequence ATGTCGAGTCCCTGGTGGCCTTCCTGGGCACTCTTACGGGCGAGTACAATGGACACAAGCTCCAACCGGCCCCAGCGTCGAGCAACGATTGAATTATGGCGTATCGCCGTACTCGTCATCGGCGCATTCTGCTTCGCTCTGCTGGCAATCGGGCGCGTTCCGTCACGAGACACGCACGAGGCGATACTCACGGCATTGAGGGCGATCGATGTCAATCATGCTTCGTTGCAGCGCGACGTGCTGCGGGCAAGAGCAGGGCTGCTCAGGAATTATGATCCGTTGGTCGAATCGATCGTCAACCTTCATGCTGCGCTCAACAGGCTGAGGGCGACCTTCCCGGAAAGCGGTGTCGAGAATATCTCCGATCTCGATCGGGAATTGACCGCGCTCGCCCAGTCGATCGACCGGGACGAGGCATTGGTCGAGCGGTTCAAAACCGACAACGCGATCCTGCAGAACTCTCTTACGATAGCAAACCAATTGCTCAGCGAACTGCATGCCAGCGATGATCCAGCGGTCCAACAGGCGCTGGGGCGGTCGATCGACCTCGGCAATCTGATGATGCGCTTTGAAGCTGACCCCGACGAGCGGCTGGCCCGTTCGATCCAGGACCAACTTGGCGCCATACTTCGCTCCGATGCCGCAAAAAGCGCCGAAGTCAGAACCTACGTCGCGCATACCCGTATGATCCTCGCGACGCTGCCGGCGGTCGATGGTACCATCGCCTCGATCCAGGCATCGCAAACGCCGGTGGAGGCGCAACTCCTGCAGAAGCATTATCTCGATGCCTTTGGCGTCATCAGCGTTCGCTCCGCCTGGAGCAGGATCTTGCTGGGATCGATCTCCGTTCTGCTATGCATCTACGTAGCGATCCTCGTATACCGATTGCGCAGTCAGACCAATCGTTTGACTCAGCAGCTTGATCTCGAAAATCTGACAGCGGATATCAAGCAGCGGTTCAGCGATGATTTCGACACGGTCGCGAATGCTGTCATGGACTCGCTTGTCATCGTGGCGGAGTTTTTTGATGCAAGCCGATATGCCTTCGTCGTCGTCGACACGGGTTCTCGATCGGTTGTTGAGAGCTTCGGAAACGTGGAGGCGCCGACCTTGGCCGGTCTTACCGCCCGATTTTCCGACCAGATATCGGCTTCGACCATGGCGGAGAAGCTTCACTGGGATCGCTTCTTTTACCAAAATCTGCAGCGCTCCGAGATGCAGGCACTTCCCGAAGGCTCGCTGAGCGCCGGTTCAGTCGTTGCGACGAGCATAGACGCCGGAAAAGTCGGATTGCTCTTCCTCGAACATGCCGAAATTCGCAAGAAACCGGGTAGCGACGAAATAAGATTGCTCGGGCAAGCAATCGTCGCACTCTCACATAGTTTGAGGGGAAAGCGCGAGCGTAAGGAAAGGCAGGAGCTAGAGAGCCGCCTTGAGCATGCGCAACGGTTGGAAGCAGTCGGCACGCTCGCCGGCGGCATTGCGCACGAGTTCAACAACGCGCTCAGCGCGATCATGGGTTATGGAGAAATGGCGCTGGAGCTCAACCAGGCACAGTCACGTACGCGCCAATATATTCAGGAGATTGTCTCGAGCGGCCTGCGCGCCAAACATGTCGTCGATCAAATTCTCACTTTCAGCCGGAAGCGGGAGAGGGTAAGCAGGCCCTTCGACGTCGAGGAAGCCATCGACGACATTGTGCCGCTCGTGAAAATGTCGATTCCGGACACTATCCAGCTATCGAGCACTATTGCGCCGAACATGCCGGCGGTCGCCGGCAATCCGATTGAGCTTCAGCAGGTCATAATGAACCTCTGCACGAACGCCGCACAGGCAACTGGTGAAAATGGAAGAATTCAAATTTCGGCGCAGGTGGCAGAGTTCTCTGCCGACATTGCCCTTTCGCACGGCAATCTTACCGCCGGGCGCTATGTCCTTGTCGGTCTGACAGACAATGGAACCGGTATCGCACCAGGCCTTTTCCCGCACATCTTCGAGCCTTTCTTCACGACTCGATTGAATCGAGGCGGAACGGGCCTCGGTCTGGCCGCTGTCCACGGCCTTGTTACCGCGATGGACGGTAGGATCGACGTGGAAAGTCGGCAGGGCGAAGGCACGACCTTCAACCTCTATTTCCCCGTGAGCGCTGCAGCACCCGTTCCTTTGGAGCAATTTTTCAATGAGAGGACGGTTCCGCTTGGCAACGGTGAAATGGTTCTACTTGGCCAGGCCGATCATAATCTGCGTCTGATGTACGAGGAAAAGATTGCCGCGCTCGGATATGAACCTGTTGGCTTTGAGAGCCTCTCAGCGCTCAAGGACTGGCTGTCGGAAAGCGGGCGCGCGCCCGACCTGATCCTTCTCGACCTTGATTTATGGCAAGCCATGCCGGATCTGCGACATATAGCCGGTGAATTCGGGCAGACCACCACGGTGTTTATCGTTGAGCCCGAGCATACCGGTGTCGATCATCGCGTTTTTGCCGACATATCAATGTTGCGAAAACCCATCAGCTCCAACCGCCTCGCCGCTACGCTCTTCGAATTGATTGGGAACAAGCAATCGCGCGCCGCGGTTCCCCGATAG